A window of Desulfatibacillum aliphaticivorans DSM 15576 contains these coding sequences:
- the hisC gene encoding histidinol-phosphate transaminase, which translates to MTTCALPDFDRLVPPHIKCFEAYVPSKPDDVLMQYYGCSSLLRLNNNENPLGPPGESRQAILDFPPNKASVYPSGDAYHLRRKLAERFGMGPDQFLVGNGANEVIAFVIKAFCQEGDNIVTADKTFAVYEWVAQFSGFEARTVPLKDYGFNDEAMLAAADERTKIFFVCNPNNPTGTYWDRNKLLNFLNRVGNKSIVVVDEAYCEFVEKPDFPDAMELLSQYPNLVTFRTFSKMFGLASLRIGYLAGSPEVVDIIRRTCVVYSVNALAQAAALAALESKHHIENTRALVREAKEYLNHEMNSLGLFTVGEEGCYLMVRLPMSDSLAYRKLMSQGVMIRTMTGFRFPNFIRVSVGEMPAMQRFVHCLKNILRESGHD; encoded by the coding sequence ATGACCACTTGCGCTCTGCCTGATTTCGACCGTTTAGTCCCTCCACACATAAAGTGCTTTGAGGCTTATGTCCCTTCCAAGCCGGACGATGTTCTGATGCAGTATTACGGATGCTCCTCCCTGCTGCGTTTGAACAACAACGAAAATCCCCTGGGGCCTCCCGGGGAATCCCGGCAAGCCATCCTGGATTTTCCGCCCAACAAAGCCTCCGTGTATCCCAGCGGGGACGCTTACCATCTACGCCGAAAACTGGCGGAACGCTTTGGCATGGGCCCGGACCAGTTTCTGGTGGGAAATGGAGCCAACGAAGTCATAGCCTTTGTAATCAAGGCTTTTTGCCAGGAAGGCGACAACATTGTCACCGCGGACAAAACGTTCGCCGTGTACGAATGGGTGGCCCAGTTCTCCGGGTTCGAGGCCAGGACCGTCCCGTTAAAAGACTATGGGTTTAACGACGAAGCCATGCTGGCCGCGGCGGACGAGCGGACCAAAATCTTTTTTGTGTGCAATCCCAACAATCCCACGGGAACCTACTGGGATCGGAACAAACTCCTGAATTTTCTGAATCGGGTGGGTAACAAAAGCATTGTGGTGGTGGACGAAGCCTATTGCGAATTTGTTGAAAAACCGGACTTTCCCGACGCCATGGAGCTGTTGTCGCAATATCCCAATCTGGTGACCTTCCGCACCTTTTCCAAGATGTTCGGGTTAGCCAGCCTGCGAATCGGGTACCTGGCCGGATCCCCGGAGGTGGTGGACATCATCCGCCGCACCTGCGTGGTATATTCGGTCAATGCCCTGGCGCAGGCGGCCGCCCTGGCCGCCCTGGAGTCCAAACACCATATTGAAAACACAAGGGCGCTTGTCCGGGAAGCCAAGGAATATTTGAACCATGAAATGAACTCTCTGGGCCTGTTCACCGTGGGGGAAGAAGGATGCTACCTGATGGTTCGCCTTCCCATGAGCGACAGCCTGGCTTATCGCAAGCTCATGAGCCAGGGAGTCATGATCCGCACCATGACCGGATTCCGTTTCCCCAATTTCATCCGAGTGTCCGTGGGGGAAATGCCGGCCATGCAAAGGTTCGTGCACTGTCTTAAAAACATCCTGAGGGAGAGCGGACATGATTGA
- the add gene encoding adenosine deaminase, translating to MIDAIQDRFRALPKAELHVHLEGALPLEFLNRLAADKGRDPIKPDIFAFKNFEEFALCFFTTTSLLENEEDFYQAARAFVEAQAKENIVYTEFSFMPGFHVKRGVKPEAMFQGLYSGLQDGMKQHPVQVKILFSISRMFGAEAGEETLDYIRRFPDDHILGIDLAGMEVPDSITPFASCFKEARAMGLETVAHAGEFSGPDHVAQTIEILRPRRIGHGLGAALDNRICRMLAERDIALELAPTSNVLLGAAASYEKHPLAKLMKMGVPVTLNSDDPIFFSTTLSREYAIARTVMGLDEDSLMAILANGFQYGFLDPKDKERTDDQ from the coding sequence ATGATTGATGCCATTCAGGACCGTTTCAGGGCTTTGCCCAAAGCTGAACTGCACGTGCATCTGGAAGGCGCCCTGCCCCTTGAGTTTTTGAATCGCCTGGCTGCGGATAAAGGACGCGACCCCATAAAACCGGACATATTTGCATTCAAAAATTTTGAGGAATTCGCCTTATGCTTCTTCACCACAACCAGCCTTTTGGAGAATGAAGAAGATTTTTATCAGGCGGCCCGCGCCTTTGTGGAAGCCCAAGCCAAAGAAAACATTGTGTATACGGAGTTTTCCTTTATGCCGGGATTTCACGTCAAACGGGGCGTTAAACCGGAAGCCATGTTCCAGGGCCTGTACTCCGGTCTTCAGGATGGAATGAAGCAACATCCCGTTCAGGTGAAGATTCTTTTTTCCATTTCCCGCATGTTCGGCGCTGAGGCCGGAGAGGAAACGCTGGATTACATTCGCCGGTTTCCCGACGATCATATTCTGGGCATAGATCTGGCAGGCATGGAGGTTCCGGACAGCATTACGCCCTTCGCCTCCTGCTTCAAAGAGGCTAGGGCCATGGGCCTGGAGACCGTAGCGCACGCAGGAGAGTTTTCAGGCCCCGACCATGTGGCGCAAACCATTGAGATCCTCCGCCCCAGGCGCATAGGGCACGGTCTGGGAGCTGCTTTGGACAACCGGATATGCCGGATGCTTGCGGAAAGGGACATTGCCCTTGAATTAGCGCCCACCAGCAACGTGCTTCTTGGGGCAGCCGCCTCCTACGAAAAGCATCCCCTTGCCAAACTTATGAAAATGGGAGTTCCCGTGACTCTAAATTCGGATGATCCTATTTTTTTCAGCACCACCCTGAGCAGGGAATACGCCATTGCCCGGACGGTCATGGGTTTGGATGAAGACAGCCTCATGGCCATTTTAGCCAATGGCTTCCAATATGGATTTCTGGACCCAAAAGACAAGGAACGGACCGATGACCAATAG
- a CDS encoding UxaA family hydrolase has translation MDSFMGYGREDGSVGVRNYVAVIPSVACAAPVAAAIARAVPGVVPLLHGMGCGRGGSDADMHTRTFQNLCKNPNVGAVIIVGLGCEVVNAEGMALAAAMAGRPHARLMIQAEGGSRKTTAKGIEIAKDFMTQIQVQERKPFPLDKLTLGLECGGSDAFSGVTANPAVGRASDWLVAKGGKVILTETTEMIGTSHILERRSANPEIAEQIKNLISSVEAKTYEVLGPIAKMIISPGNMDGGMSSIREKALGCIIKGGTTPINQVVDYAEIPTQPGLSIMHGPGYDAESLTGLAASGAQVIVFTTGRGNPIGFPIVPVVKVASTSRMFQSMEDDMDLNAGAILEGKSLDQMGEDVVQCILDAVNGRRTKAEINEQDGVLCVYSQNTSF, from the coding sequence ATGGATTCATTCATGGGATATGGACGCGAAGACGGTTCCGTGGGCGTGAGAAACTACGTGGCGGTCATTCCTTCCGTGGCCTGCGCCGCCCCGGTGGCTGCAGCCATCGCCCGGGCCGTGCCGGGAGTGGTCCCCTTGCTTCACGGCATGGGGTGCGGCAGGGGCGGCTCCGATGCTGACATGCACACCAGGACCTTTCAGAATTTGTGCAAGAATCCCAACGTGGGCGCGGTCATCATCGTCGGGCTGGGGTGCGAGGTCGTCAACGCCGAGGGCATGGCTTTGGCCGCGGCCATGGCCGGCCGGCCCCACGCCCGGTTGATGATCCAGGCGGAGGGCGGCTCCCGCAAGACCACGGCCAAAGGCATCGAGATCGCCAAGGATTTTATGACGCAGATACAGGTCCAGGAAAGAAAGCCCTTTCCCCTGGACAAACTCACTTTAGGCCTGGAATGCGGAGGCTCCGACGCCTTTTCCGGCGTCACCGCCAACCCGGCCGTGGGCAGGGCTTCGGACTGGCTGGTTGCAAAAGGCGGCAAGGTGATCCTCACCGAAACCACGGAAATGATCGGAACCAGCCACATATTGGAACGGCGGTCTGCAAATCCCGAGATCGCGGAGCAGATCAAAAACCTGATAAGTTCGGTGGAGGCCAAGACCTATGAAGTCCTGGGCCCCATAGCCAAGATGATTATATCCCCGGGAAACATGGACGGCGGCATGAGCAGCATTCGGGAGAAAGCCCTGGGCTGCATCATCAAAGGCGGGACCACGCCCATCAATCAGGTGGTGGATTACGCCGAAATTCCGACGCAGCCGGGTCTGTCCATCATGCACGGACCCGGATACGACGCCGAATCCCTCACCGGCCTGGCCGCCTCGGGCGCCCAGGTGATCGTGTTCACCACGGGCAGGGGCAACCCCATCGGCTTTCCCATCGTTCCGGTGGTCAAGGTGGCCTCCACCAGCAGAATGTTCCAATCCATGGAGGACGACATGGACCTGAACGCGGGCGCCATTCTGGAAGGCAAAAGCCTGGATCAAATGGGCGAGGACGTCGTGCAATGCATCCTGGACGCCGTCAACGGCAGGCGGACCAAGGCGGAAATCAACGAGCAGGACGGCGTCCTGTGCGTCTACAGCCAGAATACGTCCTTTTAA
- a CDS encoding UxaA family hydrolase: MKPNAIMVNPADNVAIALEDIGQGEEVRVGEKVLCRTIADIAYSHKVLLKDLSEGEDVIKYGEIIGQAAQDLKQGEWVHTHNLTLKGE, from the coding sequence ATGAAACCTAACGCCATCATGGTCAATCCGGCCGACAACGTGGCCATCGCCCTGGAAGACATCGGCCAGGGTGAGGAAGTGCGCGTCGGGGAGAAGGTCCTGTGCCGCACGATCGCCGACATTGCTTACAGCCACAAGGTGCTGCTCAAAGATCTTTCCGAGGGGGAGGACGTCATCAAATACGGCGAAATCATCGGGCAGGCCGCCCAGGACCTCAAGCAAGGCGAGTGGGTCCATACCCATAATCTGACCCTGAAAGGAGAATAA
- a CDS encoding PaaI family thioesterase: MRKINPAYIEELKQTINTSPYPTHMSMRLESVDYDKAEMVLDTGRQHLQPFGIVHGGVFATLIDTATFWAGFLRIPEDAGLVNVDLKLNYLKSVTDQKLRAFGLVLRPGRTVSYAEAKVYDESGDLVAHGTSSLLVLPGKGLPSRAKKFLD; encoded by the coding sequence ATGCGGAAGATCAACCCGGCTTACATCGAAGAGCTAAAACAAACCATCAACACCAGCCCGTACCCCACCCACATGTCCATGCGGCTGGAGTCCGTGGATTACGACAAGGCGGAAATGGTCCTGGATACCGGCCGCCAGCATTTGCAGCCTTTCGGCATTGTGCATGGCGGGGTGTTCGCCACGCTGATCGACACGGCCACATTCTGGGCCGGGTTTCTCCGCATTCCCGAAGATGCAGGACTGGTGAACGTGGACCTTAAGCTGAATTATCTGAAGTCCGTCACCGATCAAAAGCTCCGCGCCTTTGGTCTGGTGCTGCGGCCGGGCAGGACCGTCAGCTACGCGGAAGCCAAGGTCTATGACGAGTCCGGCGATCTGGTCGCCCATGGAACTTCGTCCTTGCTGGTTTTGCCCGGCAAGGGACTTCCGTCCAGGGCCAAGAAGTTCCTTGACTAA
- a CDS encoding Crp/Fnr family transcriptional regulator, whose protein sequence is MAADLDAVRKALGFDSLAPDSEWEKLLALSAPLHVPKNGFFIKAGEKPHLVGAVVSGLFRTYCITDKGDERILAFRHIGHLLGGYAPYLLGRSNWYSIQALEDSELLCFSFQDLEDLAAGHPCWADIMSDYTKRMFLEKECRERSLLMDDAATRYLDFLEAHPGLEDRVSQYHIASYLGISPVSLSRIRSSLKNVQ, encoded by the coding sequence ATGGCCGCTGATTTGGATGCAGTTCGCAAAGCCCTTGGGTTTGACTCTCTGGCGCCGGATTCGGAATGGGAAAAGCTCCTGGCCCTGTCCGCCCCGCTTCATGTGCCCAAAAACGGCTTTTTCATCAAGGCCGGGGAAAAGCCGCATCTTGTTGGCGCGGTGGTTTCCGGCCTTTTTCGCACCTATTGCATTACGGATAAGGGCGACGAACGCATTTTGGCGTTCCGCCATATCGGCCATTTGCTGGGAGGCTACGCCCCTTATCTGCTGGGCCGGAGCAACTGGTATTCCATCCAGGCCTTGGAAGACAGCGAGCTGCTTTGCTTTTCTTTTCAGGATCTGGAAGACTTGGCGGCCGGACATCCCTGCTGGGCTGATATCATGTCCGATTACACCAAGCGGATGTTTTTGGAAAAGGAATGCCGCGAGCGCTCCCTGCTGATGGACGATGCGGCGACCCGATACCTGGATTTCCTGGAAGCCCATCCCGGCCTGGAAGATCGCGTTTCCCAATATCACATTGCCTCTTATCTCGGCATTTCTCCGGTTTCTCTCAGCCGCATCCGCTCCTCTTTGAAAAATGTGCAATGA
- a CDS encoding MFS transporter, whose amino-acid sequence MTDASRRQENPLEEPAQAPLLTAPFVLLILAFFLGLCNMAVFFNFYACLIANGVEAGTAGFLLGLFSLTALIVRPFISPLIHPGNALPWIGLGAAGMILCLGGYTLSHETLIIGIIRAAHGLSFVVMVTAVISSTVGVISPQKSGLAFGIMSIVNLLPFAIIPALVEFGLSHGLTQANIYMLAAASTALVFPLLLVIKRLHTRTSSAENGEKAIPTRREIMNNFKRADIILALSLGAVAYLCFAIIFMFLKSYGPTIGVEKVSPFFALATVSMIGIRLASAALFDHWNKVRLCTGALIFVGLMFLLLQSTRSQWCFYASGALLGLGWGIAMPVIMAIVFNLSEPRLRAFNTNMMIEMVDLGYFLGPFLGGLVVSSYGYSVLFFIMSAVSIIFGLLALRLAGKV is encoded by the coding sequence ATGACTGACGCATCACGCAGGCAGGAAAATCCCCTTGAGGAGCCCGCTCAGGCGCCATTGCTTACCGCACCGTTTGTGCTGCTAATCCTGGCGTTCTTTCTGGGGCTGTGCAATATGGCGGTTTTTTTCAATTTTTACGCCTGCCTGATTGCCAACGGGGTGGAAGCCGGAACGGCCGGTTTTCTCTTGGGCCTCTTTTCCCTGACGGCGCTGATAGTCCGTCCTTTCATCAGCCCCCTGATCCATCCGGGCAATGCCCTGCCATGGATCGGCTTGGGGGCCGCAGGCATGATTCTGTGCCTGGGCGGCTATACACTCAGCCATGAAACATTAATCATAGGCATCATCAGGGCGGCCCATGGCCTTTCTTTTGTGGTAATGGTCACGGCGGTTATTTCCTCCACCGTAGGGGTCATAAGCCCCCAAAAGAGCGGACTTGCCTTTGGGATCATGTCCATCGTCAATTTACTGCCCTTTGCCATCATTCCTGCACTCGTGGAATTCGGCCTTTCCCATGGCCTCACCCAGGCGAATATTTACATGCTGGCTGCAGCTTCCACTGCGCTGGTCTTCCCTCTGCTCTTGGTGATCAAGCGACTGCACACCAGGACTTCGTCCGCCGAAAATGGGGAGAAGGCCATTCCCACACGCAGGGAGATCATGAACAATTTCAAGCGGGCGGACATAATTCTCGCCCTCTCGCTTGGGGCCGTGGCATATTTATGTTTTGCCATTATATTCATGTTTTTAAAAAGCTACGGCCCAACCATAGGCGTGGAAAAAGTCAGCCCCTTTTTCGCCCTGGCCACAGTGAGCATGATAGGCATCCGCCTGGCTTCGGCCGCCCTGTTCGACCACTGGAACAAGGTCAGATTATGCACGGGCGCCCTGATTTTCGTGGGCCTGATGTTTTTACTGCTGCAGTCAACCAGAAGCCAGTGGTGCTTTTACGCCTCCGGCGCTTTGCTGGGATTGGGATGGGGAATAGCCATGCCAGTTATAATGGCCATCGTATTCAACCTGTCGGAGCCCAGGCTTCGCGCCTTCAACACCAACATGATGATTGAAATGGTGGACCTGGGCTATTTCCTGGGGCCGTTTTTAGGCGGCCTCGTTGTCTCCAGTTATGGATATTCCGTTCTATTTTTCATTATGTCAGCGGTTTCAATCATATTTGGGCTCTTAGCCCTGCGGCTTGCCGGAAAGGTTTAA
- a CDS encoding ATP-binding protein encodes MTDVYQHLAKHLDELPGGFPPTENGVELRLLKRFFSPEEAEIAALLTMMPETPQSVAERAGLDVEVLAPKLEEMSLNGLIFRAGRGENRSYSAAMFIMGIWEYHCNDLTEELALDFNEYLPQIHMKSWMKSKTNHKRIVPVSKEIVPEMNIFSYDDAEALIKSQKKIVLGTCICRKEQQLIGKGCSGPLDVCLFFGAGAYYCEENGLGRDIQTEEALDALERGRKAGLVLQPSNSQNPLTLCMCCGCCCLFLKNIKAMDKPGQYVHTSYFAQVDDEKCIACGACAEACHMDAITVEDAAFVNPDRCIGCGVCVSQCPSDAMAYQQKKQPDQYVPPATVVETFMNMALERGKV; translated from the coding sequence ATGACTGACGTATATCAACATTTGGCGAAGCATCTGGATGAACTGCCCGGCGGATTTCCTCCCACGGAAAACGGCGTGGAACTGCGCCTATTAAAGCGTTTTTTCTCGCCTGAAGAGGCGGAAATAGCCGCCTTGTTGACCATGATGCCGGAGACTCCCCAGTCTGTCGCTGAACGCGCCGGGTTGGACGTGGAGGTTTTGGCGCCCAAGCTGGAGGAGATGTCCCTCAATGGGCTGATTTTCCGCGCCGGAAGGGGAGAAAACAGGTCCTATTCGGCGGCCATGTTCATCATGGGAATTTGGGAGTATCATTGCAACGACCTGACCGAGGAGCTTGCCCTGGATTTCAACGAATACCTGCCCCAAATCCATATGAAATCCTGGATGAAAAGCAAGACCAACCACAAGAGGATCGTTCCTGTTTCCAAGGAAATCGTGCCGGAGATGAACATTTTTTCCTACGACGACGCCGAGGCGCTCATCAAAAGCCAGAAAAAGATCGTCCTCGGAACCTGCATCTGCCGCAAGGAGCAGCAGTTGATCGGCAAAGGGTGCTCCGGCCCCTTGGACGTGTGCCTGTTTTTCGGCGCCGGCGCTTATTATTGCGAGGAAAACGGGCTGGGCCGGGACATCCAAACGGAAGAAGCCCTGGACGCCCTGGAGAGAGGCCGGAAAGCCGGGCTGGTGCTGCAGCCCAGCAATTCCCAGAATCCGCTCACCCTGTGCATGTGCTGCGGTTGCTGCTGCCTTTTCCTGAAAAACATCAAGGCCATGGACAAGCCCGGGCAATACGTCCACACCAGCTATTTCGCCCAGGTGGACGACGAGAAATGCATTGCCTGCGGGGCCTGCGCGGAAGCCTGCCATATGGACGCCATTACCGTAGAGGACGCGGCTTTCGTCAACCCGGATCGTTGCATCGGCTGCGGCGTATGCGTTTCCCAATGCCCCTCGGACGCCATGGCCTACCAACAAAAGAAACAGCCGGACCAATACGTTCCGCCCGCAACCGTTGTTGAGACATTCATGAATATGGCGTTGGAGCGCGGAAAAGTGTAA